The Methanobacterium lacus genome includes a region encoding these proteins:
- a CDS encoding polysaccharide pyruvyl transferase family protein: MKILLTNVGEKNKGNSALIISTIETLKHYMPKTKFILIGGGNGEINNLKIEKQFSSELSIKKPDKTIKTFYYLFYCSLIRLIRILGFNCSIKKKSPLYYYDYVDVVINSGGDHFSGEYGIAVLNNFINLSYSIFLGKKVILYGESLGYYKNKNINWIARIVFNRVDLILVRDELSVKYLHDNHINNNKIAFTADPAFLLEVIPESEIVTILKSEKVDIKKPIVGMNPSGLISRFDKTECGNDEKIIQIFVKIIDYLIEEKNVNILLIPHDYTPYYDDRKVINSIFEKSNYKSSIFVINGEYDPRELKGIISKCDMFIGSRMHATIASTSSLVPTIGIAYSHKMKGIIGKMLGQEKYIIDINDFDYQKLLILVIDMWNNRADIKKELEIVIPLVKEKSSLNGKLVKELIMSES; this comes from the coding sequence TTGAAAATATTGTTAACAAATGTTGGTGAGAAGAATAAAGGAAATTCTGCTTTAATAATTTCGACTATTGAAACTTTAAAACACTACATGCCAAAAACAAAATTTATTTTGATTGGAGGAGGAAATGGAGAAATAAATAATCTAAAAATTGAAAAACAATTTAGTTCAGAACTATCAATAAAAAAACCGGATAAAACTATAAAAACTTTTTATTATTTATTTTATTGTAGTTTAATAAGATTGATTAGAATTTTAGGATTTAATTGTAGCATTAAGAAAAAATCACCTCTATATTATTATGATTATGTTGATGTAGTTATAAATAGTGGAGGAGATCACTTTAGTGGAGAATATGGTATAGCTGTACTTAATAATTTTATTAATCTGAGTTACTCAATATTCCTAGGAAAAAAGGTAATTTTATATGGTGAAAGTTTGGGCTATTATAAAAATAAGAATATTAACTGGATAGCAAGAATTGTTTTCAATCGTGTTGATTTAATATTGGTTAGAGATGAATTATCGGTTAAATATTTGCATGATAATCATATTAACAATAATAAAATTGCATTTACTGCTGATCCTGCTTTTTTATTAGAAGTAATTCCTGAATCAGAAATAGTAACTATACTGAAATCTGAAAAAGTTGATATAAAGAAACCTATTGTAGGAATGAATCCTAGTGGATTAATTTCAAGGTTCGATAAAACGGAATGCGGTAATGACGAAAAAATTATTCAAATATTCGTCAAGATCATAGATTATCTAATTGAAGAAAAAAATGTTAATATTCTTTTAATTCCTCATGATTATACTCCATATTATGATGATCGAAAAGTAATAAATTCCATATTTGAAAAATCTAATTATAAATCGAGTATATTTGTTATTAATGGAGAATATGATCCTCGAGAATTAAAAGGTATTATAAGCAAATGTGACATGTTTATAGGAAGTAGAATGCATGCGACTATAGCATCTACTTCTTCTTTAGTTCCAACTATTGGTATAGCATACAGTCATAAAATGAAGGGCATTATTGGTAAAATGTTAGGACAAGAAAAATATATAATTGATATTAATGATTTTGACTATCAAAAATTGCTTATTTTAGTTATAGATATGTGGAACAATAGAGCGGATATAAAGAAAGAATTAGAAATAGTAATACCTCTTGTAAAAGAGAAAAGCAGTCTAAATGGGAAGTTAGTTAAAGAACTTATAATGTCTGAATCCTAA
- a CDS encoding Coenzyme F420 hydrogenase/dehydrogenase, beta subunit C-terminal domain, which produces MIINNILEVSKKGLCVGCGTCESVCPKNSIKMVINKKKGIYLPNINQKLCNDCELCIKSCPGYELDFNSLSSELFNKCNTNQLIGKFLDTFIGYSTNMHIRYNSSSGGMITQILISSLELGIIDGALVTRMKKGNPLIPEPFIAKTKEEIIEASKSKYCPVPLNSALNELMTTKLKKIAVVGLPCHIHGIRKAEKINNKLRKKIIIHLGIFCIYTPTFNGTKLLLKKLSLNEEKIKNIEYRGKGWPGSMKIIDHKHEIIVNEYWKFIGLNFFIPFRCLKCCDGTNELADISFGDAWLPEYSNDKIGSSIIISRTKFSLELLYSLNENNKINLNEIDVGKVIESQRGMLYFKKKSFESRIKISRNSPEYNIKHLNPYLMDYVTSIYIYLSIYLASFSIFRKLLPHIPDKILVLYKLFPTLINRKKRI; this is translated from the coding sequence GTGATTATTAATAATATTTTAGAAGTATCTAAAAAAGGTCTATGTGTTGGATGCGGGACATGTGAATCAGTATGTCCAAAAAATTCCATAAAAATGGTTATTAATAAAAAAAAAGGAATTTATTTGCCAAACATTAATCAAAAGTTATGTAATGATTGTGAGTTATGTATAAAATCTTGTCCAGGTTATGAATTAGATTTTAATTCTTTAAGCTCAGAATTATTTAATAAATGTAATACAAATCAATTAATTGGAAAATTTTTAGATACATTTATCGGTTATTCCACGAATATGCATATCCGATATAATTCATCATCAGGGGGAATGATTACACAAATATTGATTTCAAGTTTGGAATTAGGCATAATCGATGGCGCATTAGTTACTCGAATGAAAAAAGGAAATCCACTAATTCCAGAACCTTTTATTGCGAAAACTAAAGAAGAAATAATTGAAGCTTCTAAATCAAAATATTGTCCAGTTCCATTGAATTCTGCCTTAAACGAATTAATGACAACTAAACTCAAAAAAATTGCAGTTGTTGGGTTACCTTGCCACATTCATGGGATTAGGAAAGCTGAAAAAATTAATAATAAACTTAGAAAGAAAATAATAATCCATTTAGGAATCTTTTGTATTTATACTCCTACGTTTAATGGAACGAAATTATTATTAAAGAAATTATCATTAAATGAGGAAAAAATAAAAAATATAGAATATAGAGGAAAAGGATGGCCAGGATCTATGAAAATAATTGATCACAAACATGAAATAATAGTGAATGAGTATTGGAAATTCATAGGATTGAACTTTTTTATCCCATTTAGATGTCTTAAGTGTTGTGATGGTACGAATGAATTGGCTGATATCTCTTTTGGAGATGCCTGGCTGCCAGAATATTCAAATGATAAAATAGGTTCTTCTATAATTATTTCTCGTACTAAATTTAGTTTAGAATTATTATATTCATTAAATGAAAATAACAAAATAAATTTAAATGAAATTGATGTAGGAAAAGTTATTGAGTCTCAGAGGGGAATGTTATATTTCAAAAAAAAATCATTTGAAAGCCGCATTAAAATTTCTAGAAATTCGCCGGAATATAATATTAAACACCTAAATCCTTATTTAATGGATTACGTAACATCAATTTATATATATTTAAGTATATATTTAGCTTCTTTTTCTATTTTTAGGAAATTATTACCTCATATACCGGATAAAATTTTAGTATTATACAAATTATTCCCTACTTTAATAAATCGAAAAAAAAGAATTTAA
- a CDS encoding flippase, giving the protein MNSVQKITKNIGITGISQIILAISSFILMIYIARYFGTSEFGEYNFAISFTMLFSIITDLGISQMIIREIARDKDSTNKYMSNALIIKLVMSIVTIGLIAVTINLLNYPPLMVTIVYLFGIYTIFTSFSQTFVSVFQAFEKMEYSNLILILGNIILIPIAFYVLLNNYGLIQLAYVYVLSGFFNALLGFFIFRQKITKLTISLDLNFCKKMIIESLPFGLNAIFANFFFRFDTILLSIIKDNYAVGIYAAAYNPLLALGNILTNMFATTIYPVMSRYYVHSEDSLKRMAIMSSKYMIIIGLPITIGCLVLSKQLIELFYGIKYFDSILAFQILTFFIPIRLISNITGTLLTSINKQKIRTFCVFLSVIFNIISNLILIPYFSFLGASIATVLSELFLYVSFLYFTNKYYHNIIVIKNFVNPIIASFIMGGFAFYFKTFSIILIIFASSIIYFLILILLGTFKSEDDKFIINQLKEVRK; this is encoded by the coding sequence ATGAATTCAGTACAAAAAATAACAAAAAATATTGGGATTACCGGAATATCTCAAATAATCCTAGCGATATCTTCGTTTATTTTGATGATATACATAGCTAGATATTTTGGAACATCTGAATTTGGGGAATATAATTTTGCCATATCTTTTACAATGCTATTCAGCATTATTACTGATTTGGGCATTAGTCAAATGATTATTCGCGAAATTGCTAGAGATAAAGATAGTACTAATAAATATATGTCAAATGCATTAATTATAAAATTAGTAATGTCTATTGTCACTATTGGACTTATCGCTGTAACTATCAATTTATTAAATTATCCTCCGTTAATGGTAACTATTGTGTATCTTTTTGGTATTTACACTATTTTTACTTCATTTTCACAAACATTTGTTTCTGTATTTCAAGCATTTGAAAAAATGGAATATTCTAATCTAATATTAATTTTAGGAAATATTATTTTGATCCCTATTGCATTTTATGTGCTCTTAAATAATTATGGATTGATACAACTAGCATACGTATATGTATTATCTGGATTTTTTAACGCACTTTTAGGTTTTTTTATTTTTAGACAAAAAATTACTAAACTTACAATAAGTTTGGACTTAAACTTCTGTAAAAAAATGATAATTGAATCGCTGCCATTTGGATTAAATGCAATATTTGCAAACTTTTTTTTTAGATTTGATACTATTTTACTTTCCATTATAAAAGATAATTATGCTGTTGGAATATATGCTGCTGCTTATAATCCACTATTAGCATTAGGAAATATCTTAACAAATATGTTTGCTACAACAATTTATCCAGTGATGTCTAGATATTACGTACATTCTGAGGATTCACTTAAAAGGATGGCAATAATGTCATCCAAATATATGATAATAATTGGACTTCCCATTACAATAGGTTGTTTAGTACTATCTAAACAGTTGATTGAACTATTTTATGGTATAAAATACTTTGATTCAATACTAGCATTCCAAATACTGACATTCTTTATACCAATTAGATTGATTAGTAATATTACAGGAACACTTTTAACTTCAATAAACAAACAAAAAATTCGAACTTTTTGTGTGTTTTTGAGTGTTATATTTAATATTATTTCAAATTTGATCTTGATCCCCTATTTTAGTTTTTTGGGTGCAAGTATTGCAACTGTTTTATCTGAGCTTTTCCTTTATGTATCATTTTTATATTTCACCAATAAGTATTATCATAATATAATAGTAATAAAAAATTTTGTTAATCCTATCATAGCTTCATTCATAATGGGGGGCTTTGCTTTTTATTTTAAAACATTTTCAATAATTTTAATAATATTTGCGTCATCAATAATTTATTTTTTAATTTTAATACTGTTAGGAACTTTCAAATCAGAAGATGATAAGTTCATAATTAACCAACTAAAAGAGGTTCGAAAGTGA